A DNA window from Paenibacillus andongensis contains the following coding sequences:
- a CDS encoding HAMP domain-containing sensor histidine kinase has translation MYKLRMFNMKWQLLNYFLVSSLLTVSSIYIVLEYYKDELVSWQFRMWFVIAILLVCLTVGYVATKRWQRKVDELHVAMLELSKGNFSSRIEMEPVEPFLYLYDAFNNMASAVEERIQLLQKLGEAEAIRDQELTENAVLEERRRLARDLHDTVSQELFAIHMSASSLPKILERNPDAAPGVMNQLIQMSHHAQKQMRGLISQLRPIELGDMSLQDALEKWFPEYCRNHELQGKLDVSLHESISEAIEHQFFLIIQEGLANVVKHASAKQVRLAIYEREHQYVLQLQDDGQGFERRDIPSASHGLSTMRERAQKLGGEVEIDSKLGSGTRVRVRIPRFTGQSILLIKDREGETNEQ, from the coding sequence ATGTACAAATTGCGAATGTTCAATATGAAGTGGCAGCTGCTGAATTACTTTCTCGTCTCGAGTTTACTCACGGTATCTAGCATCTATATTGTGCTTGAATATTATAAAGATGAACTTGTTTCATGGCAGTTCCGAATGTGGTTTGTCATAGCCATTCTCTTGGTCTGTCTAACGGTGGGTTATGTTGCAACCAAAAGATGGCAGCGCAAAGTTGATGAGCTCCATGTCGCCATGCTCGAATTGTCCAAGGGGAATTTCTCCAGTCGGATTGAGATGGAACCCGTAGAACCATTCTTGTATTTGTATGATGCTTTTAATAACATGGCCTCTGCCGTTGAAGAGCGTATTCAACTGCTGCAGAAATTGGGCGAGGCAGAGGCGATTCGGGATCAAGAGCTCACGGAAAATGCTGTTCTTGAAGAAAGACGCCGACTGGCGCGGGATTTACACGATACGGTTAGTCAAGAGCTGTTCGCTATTCATATGTCAGCATCCTCTTTACCCAAAATTCTAGAGAGAAACCCGGATGCGGCACCGGGCGTAATGAATCAGCTTATTCAAATGTCTCACCATGCCCAGAAGCAGATGCGTGGACTCATTTCGCAATTGAGACCGATCGAACTGGGGGATATGAGCTTACAAGATGCCCTGGAGAAATGGTTTCCGGAATATTGCCGAAACCATGAGCTGCAGGGCAAGCTTGATGTTTCTCTCCATGAATCGATATCTGAAGCGATTGAACATCAATTTTTCCTCATTATACAAGAAGGTCTTGCAAACGTAGTTAAGCATGCTTCTGCCAAACAAGTTCGCCTAGCTATATATGAAAGAGAGCATCAATATGTGCTTCAGCTGCAGGATGACGGTCAAGGCTTTGAACGCAGAGACATCCCATCGGCTTCACATGGTTTATCGACAATGAGAGAGCGAGCGCAAAAGCTTGGTGGCGAAGTGGAGATAGACAGCAAGTTAGGATCAGGGACAAGAGTTAGAGTACGCATTCCGCGGTTTACGGGACAGTCGATCTTGCTAATAAAGGATAGAGAGGGAGAAACAAATGAGCAGTAA
- the liaF gene encoding cell wall-active antibiotics response protein LiaF gives MNPHMFQRIIWGLVLVTAGVLFLLNQLGIIEIDLAYMFSTYWPVILIFYGLAGFVWQRKYHWGGSIWSLLVCCVGTIFLLKNLKLTDRSLGEMFQILGPVALILFGLSVIFKPSKKESPDWPSIKEAKDQVKKARREARRLQHEKYRNPWDQPKWSDGAPSPTTDKEHNRKSAFNEVKHELSDEEKAVLKDIHGEFHDQHMWEVPEAPGVPDLSKPPQPPGQPQTHAYKHHGHKYDDFVRNFDSGDVLHRHGFIGDVHLGQEAWELKPIQISHFIGDSVIDLTRAAIPLGETTIHVSAFIGDVKIFIPNDIDVEVRVMASSFIGDMKVLDRRESGFLRSVRTQTSQYEEADRKIIVTTSMFIGDITIKKIG, from the coding sequence ATGAATCCGCATATGTTTCAAAGAATAATTTGGGGACTTGTCCTCGTAACGGCAGGCGTCCTTTTTTTACTAAACCAATTAGGGATTATTGAAATTGATCTTGCTTATATGTTTTCCACTTATTGGCCTGTCATTCTTATTTTCTACGGTCTCGCTGGATTTGTTTGGCAGCGTAAGTATCATTGGGGAGGCTCAATTTGGAGTTTACTCGTATGCTGTGTGGGAACAATCTTTCTTCTGAAGAATTTAAAGCTGACCGATCGATCGCTGGGCGAGATGTTTCAGATTTTGGGGCCTGTTGCTTTAATTCTATTCGGATTGAGTGTGATTTTTAAACCTAGTAAGAAAGAGTCACCGGATTGGCCTTCTATTAAAGAAGCGAAAGATCAGGTTAAAAAGGCAAGGCGTGAAGCTAGAAGATTGCAGCATGAGAAATATAGAAATCCATGGGATCAACCCAAGTGGAGTGATGGAGCACCATCGCCTACAACTGATAAGGAGCATAATCGTAAATCTGCTTTTAATGAAGTGAAGCATGAACTCAGTGACGAGGAAAAAGCCGTACTCAAGGATATTCATGGCGAATTTCATGATCAACATATGTGGGAAGTGCCTGAAGCACCGGGGGTACCAGATCTAAGTAAGCCGCCTCAGCCGCCGGGGCAACCGCAAACGCATGCTTATAAACATCATGGGCACAAGTACGATGATTTCGTACGTAACTTCGACTCTGGTGATGTCCTTCATCGGCATGGTTTTATCGGAGATGTGCATCTGGGACAAGAAGCTTGGGAACTGAAGCCGATTCAAATCTCACATTTTATTGGTGATTCCGTCATAGATCTTACTCGCGCAGCCATTCCCTTAGGAGAAACAACGATTCATGTTTCAGCATTTATTGGTGATGTGAAAATATTCATTCCTAATGATATTGATGTTGAAGTTCGCGTTATGGCAAGTTCTTTTATCGGAGATATGAAAGTGCTTGATCGGCGTGAAAGCGGGTTTCTGCGCAGTGTGAGAACGCAGACCTCGCAATATGAAGAGGCTGATCGGAAAATAATTGTAACCACGAGCATGTTTATAGGTGACATTACAATCAAAAAGATAGGTTAA
- a CDS encoding ammonium transporter: MDAIQQLSSGLDTIWVVLTAAMILLMEGGFALLEAGFVRQKNAVSIIMKVFVDISFGALIFYLFGFALMYGKDVSGLIGTTGFFMGGDLTHIVLNISHETYWLFQCAFVIAVISIVSGAVAERINFRAYILYTIAMTGLIYPIAGHWVWAVNGWLGKLGMVDFAGSAVIHALGGFSALAAAMIIGPRIGKFSAGGTANIVPPSNLPLASVGAFILWFGWFGFNSGSTLSATNTSIGHIAVTTMLAAAAGSATCILFTMMRYRKADPPMVINGALAGLVGITAGCAFVSDAAAILIGAICGIAMVYATEMLEARKIDDPVGAFPVHGISGSIGTLAVGLFAQPDAIREGTAGLFYGGGFSLLGVQALGLVTICIWGFVITWGCMKLIQLIVPLRVSRDEELVGLDVGIHGVPAYSQEDGFLDLEQLKKGQ, translated from the coding sequence ATGGATGCAATCCAACAGCTATCTAGCGGCCTAGATACCATATGGGTGGTTCTGACAGCTGCCATGATTCTATTGATGGAAGGCGGCTTCGCATTATTGGAGGCAGGCTTCGTTAGACAAAAAAATGCAGTAAGTATCATTATGAAAGTGTTTGTTGATATCTCTTTCGGAGCACTTATTTTTTACTTATTCGGTTTCGCCCTTATGTACGGGAAAGATGTTTCAGGACTAATCGGAACTACCGGCTTCTTCATGGGAGGAGATTTAACACATATCGTTTTAAATATCTCACATGAGACTTATTGGTTATTCCAGTGCGCCTTTGTTATCGCAGTTATCTCAATCGTATCTGGGGCTGTAGCTGAGCGCATCAATTTCCGTGCGTACATTCTGTATACCATTGCAATGACTGGTTTAATTTATCCCATTGCTGGCCATTGGGTATGGGCCGTCAATGGATGGCTCGGCAAATTAGGCATGGTTGATTTCGCAGGTTCAGCTGTCATTCACGCACTTGGCGGCTTCTCCGCTCTTGCCGCAGCAATGATCATTGGTCCACGGATTGGCAAATTTTCTGCTGGCGGCACGGCTAACATTGTACCACCTTCTAATTTGCCACTTGCCTCAGTAGGCGCATTTATCCTTTGGTTCGGATGGTTTGGCTTTAACTCGGGAAGCACACTAAGCGCCACCAATACTTCGATTGGCCACATTGCAGTAACCACCATGCTGGCGGCAGCAGCGGGCAGCGCAACGTGTATCCTATTCACCATGATGCGTTACCGCAAAGCCGATCCTCCCATGGTTATCAACGGCGCTCTTGCAGGACTCGTTGGCATTACCGCAGGCTGTGCTTTCGTTAGTGATGCAGCAGCCATCTTGATCGGTGCCATATGCGGGATCGCCATGGTTTATGCAACGGAAATGCTAGAAGCTAGAAAGATTGATGATCCAGTCGGTGCTTTCCCTGTTCATGGTATCAGCGGCAGCATCGGGACTCTAGCTGTAGGATTATTCGCACAGCCTGACGCTATTCGGGAAGGCACTGCTGGTTTATTTTATGGCGGGGGCTTCAGCCTTCTAGGTGTTCAAGCATTAGGTCTTGTTACCATTTGTATATGGGGATTCGTTATTACATGGGGTTGTATGAAGCTCATTCAACTGATCGTTCCACTGCGAGTTAGCAGAGATGAGGAATTAGTCGGATTAGACGTCGGTATCCACGGAGTGCCGGCTTACAGCCAAGAGGATGGATTCCTGGACTTAGAACAACTAAAGAAAGGTCAGTGA